The stretch of DNA GCCAAAAGGCTTCGGCCGTTTGCCCTGATAACGTCCGACCAGAGCGGTCGGTGATCGTGCCCGAAATCAAGATTGGTTTTTCATAACCGACCTCGTCAAACACAGCGCGCACAGCGGCGATGGCCGCCTTGCAATTGAGCGTATCAAAAACCGTTTCAATCAAGACAGCATCGACCAAATCGACTTGGGCGCGGACTTGGCCTTTATAGCTCTCGACAACCTCATCGAATGTCACGTCGCGAAAGCCGGGGTCTTCGACCTTGGGCGAAATCGAGAGTGTCTTATTCATCGGGCCAATAGACCCCAACACAGCACGGGGCTTGTCGGGTGTTTTAGCCGTCCATTCATCGGCACATTTGCGCGCGACTTTGGCAGACGCCCGCGCGATTTCAGACGCCAAATCGGACATATCGTAATCGGCTTGTGAAATGGTTGTGGCATTAAAGCTATTGGTTTCAATCAAATCAGCACCCGCGGCGAGAAATGCATGATGCACGGCCTCAACAGCGGTGGGTTTGGTCAAAACAAGCAAGTCGTTATTACCCTTTAGCGGGCTGGGCCAATCCGCAAAACGCGTACCGCGAAAATCGTCCTCGGTCAGTTTTTGCTTTTGCAGCATAGTGCCCATCGCGCCGTCCAAAATAACGATGCGGTTTTTGATAGACTCTGTGATGTGGGTCCACACGGTATCGGATTGGGGAGACATTATGCGCTCTCTTTTTTACGGTTATGAAGGCCTAAAACACGGCTGACCGCTATAGCAAGGTCGGCTTTATTCAGGGTATAAAGATGAAAATGCGTAACGCCGCGCTCGTGCAGTTCTGCGGTTAATTCGCCGACAAGGCTAGCAGTCAAAAGCTGGCGCGCTAGCGGGTCTTTATCAAGGCCGTCAAACAGACCTGCATACCAAGACGGCACATTTACGCCGCACATTTTTGACATACGTTGCAAGCCTTTGAAATTGGGTTGCAGCATCAGGCCCGGCACGATGGGGATATCAATACCCGCATCGGCGACGCGGTCTTGGAAAGATAAAAACGTATCGGGTTCAAAGAAAAATTGCGTGATGGCGCGCGTCGCACCCGCATCGACTTTGCGCTTTAGGTTATCAATTTCCGCGTCCCATGATCCGCTCTCAGGATGAAGTTCTGGATAAGCAGAGACAGACACTTCAAAATCATGGGCTTTACGCAGACCTTCAACTAAATCAGACCCATAAGCATAGCCACCGGGTGTCGGTGTGTAGGCCTTATCAATGCCGTCGGGCGCGTCCCCACGCAGGGCCACAATATGCCGCACACCTGCGCCCCAATAGGCATCCGCGATTTGTTCAATCTCGTCTTTCGTTGACCCGACACAGGTTAAATGGGCGGCGGGTTTGAAATTGGTTTCCCGCACCATGCGTTTAACCGTGCGGTGGGTACGTTCACGCGTCGAGCCGCCCGCCCCATATGTGACAGAGACAAAATCAGGGTTAAGCGGCTGCAATTTGGCGATACTATCCCAGAGCGCGGTTTCCATGGCCTCGTTTTTGGGTGGGAAAAATTCATAAGACACGCGAAGGTCACGTGTATCCGCCCCCGCCGTGCGCGCAACAGGACCAAGGCTATGAGGGGGTTTTACATTAAGCGCTGACATGGTGATGTCCTTTGTTAAGGGGCGCAGATTTAACGGCGCACCAGATTTTCACAT from Fretibacter rubidus encodes:
- the metF gene encoding methylenetetrahydrofolate reductase [NAD(P)H] — translated: MSALNVKPPHSLGPVARTAGADTRDLRVSYEFFPPKNEAMETALWDSIAKLQPLNPDFVSVTYGAGGSTRERTHRTVKRMVRETNFKPAAHLTCVGSTKDEIEQIADAYWGAGVRHIVALRGDAPDGIDKAYTPTPGGYAYGSDLVEGLRKAHDFEVSVSAYPELHPESGSWDAEIDNLKRKVDAGATRAITQFFFEPDTFLSFQDRVADAGIDIPIVPGLMLQPNFKGLQRMSKMCGVNVPSWYAGLFDGLDKDPLARQLLTASLVGELTAELHERGVTHFHLYTLNKADLAIAVSRVLGLHNRKKESA